A DNA window from Corynebacterium ciconiae DSM 44920 contains the following coding sequences:
- the mshC gene encoding cysteine--1-D-myo-inosityl 2-amino-2-deoxy-alpha-D-glucopyranoside ligase, with protein MHSWPQPDVPALSGDCVELQLFDTADQCVRPVRPAATAGMYVCGITPYDSTHLGHAATYVAFDLIHRQLLDNGHAVVYVQNVTDVDDPLFERAARDNVDWRELGDDQTTLFRSDMEALRVIPPRDFVSVSESVDEVIAVVQQLLDKGAAYVVDDPEHPDIYAPIDATGHFGYVSGYSPEHMRTFFAERGGDPERSGKHHPLDALIWRAARDGEPSWEAPFGAGRPGWHIECSAIANNRLKGIFDIQGGGSDLAFPHHEFSAAHYESLTDSERMAGHYVHAGMISLDGVKMSKSLGNLVFVHKLTAAGHEPAAIRLGIYSSHYRGDRDWSEGVLARAEQRLAHYRAAVAATTDEAAAKQLVQQLRERLADDLDTPGALRAADAWASTHGTDDAVDSSSPLKDAELSAAGEHVRTAFDALLGVRL; from the coding sequence ATGCATTCTTGGCCTCAACCTGATGTTCCCGCCCTTAGCGGGGACTGCGTAGAACTTCAGCTTTTCGACACCGCAGATCAGTGCGTGCGCCCGGTCCGCCCCGCAGCCACCGCCGGCATGTATGTCTGCGGTATTACTCCATATGACTCCACGCACCTAGGCCACGCGGCAACCTATGTTGCCTTCGATCTCATCCATCGCCAGCTGCTCGATAACGGCCACGCGGTGGTCTACGTGCAAAATGTCACCGATGTAGATGATCCGCTGTTCGAACGCGCAGCCCGTGACAATGTTGATTGGCGCGAGCTTGGCGACGATCAAACCACGCTTTTCCGCTCGGATATGGAGGCACTGCGGGTGATCCCGCCGCGCGATTTCGTCTCGGTGTCCGAATCCGTAGACGAGGTCATCGCAGTAGTTCAGCAACTGCTGGATAAGGGCGCCGCCTATGTGGTGGATGATCCCGAACACCCCGATATCTACGCCCCGATCGACGCCACCGGACATTTCGGTTATGTCTCCGGATACAGCCCGGAGCACATGCGTACCTTCTTTGCCGAGCGTGGTGGCGATCCCGAGCGTTCTGGCAAACACCACCCCCTTGACGCGTTGATTTGGCGGGCCGCCCGTGATGGCGAGCCCAGTTGGGAGGCTCCCTTCGGTGCGGGCCGGCCCGGCTGGCACATTGAATGTTCCGCGATCGCCAACAACCGCCTCAAGGGCATTTTCGACATCCAAGGTGGCGGTTCCGATCTGGCGTTTCCGCACCATGAGTTTTCGGCAGCCCACTACGAATCGCTCACGGATTCCGAGCGCATGGCTGGCCACTATGTGCACGCCGGCATGATCTCACTCGACGGGGTAAAGATGAGTAAGTCTTTGGGCAATCTCGTGTTTGTCCATAAGCTCACTGCCGCAGGTCATGAGCCCGCCGCGATCCGGCTCGGCATCTACTCCTCCCATTATCGCGGGGACCGAGATTGGTCCGAGGGGGTGCTCGCCCGCGCCGAGCAGCGCCTCGCACACTATCGTGCCGCTGTCGCCGCCACCACCGATGAGGCTGCAGCGAAGCAGCTGGTCCAGCAGTTGCGTGAGCGTCTCGCCGATGATTTGGATACCCCCGGCGCCCTGCGTGCCGCTGATGCCTGGGCCTCAACGCACGGAACCGATGATGCAGTGGATAGCTCCTCGCCGCTCAAGGACGCTGAGCTTTCCGCCGCCGGTGAGCATGTACGCACAGCATTCGATGCCCTCCTAGGGGTGCGGCTCTAA
- a CDS encoding undecaprenyl-diphosphate phosphatase produces MSWAQTIVLSIVQGLTEFLPVSSSGHLRIISSLFWGADAGASFTAVVQLGTELAVLVYFAKDIWRILTGWCAGVVDKNKRGFDYRMGWMVIVGSIPVGVLGLLLKDLIRDNFRNLWITATVLILFSFVFIWAERVGSKKRGYDELRMKDALIMGFAQCLALIPGVSRSGGTISAGLFVGLDREVAARFSFLLAIPAVLASGLFSLPDAFAPDSGQAASGLQLLVGTSIAFVLGYVTIAWLLRFVSNNSFAWFAAYRIPFGLFVMVLLGFDVLQA; encoded by the coding sequence ATGTCGTGGGCACAAACGATTGTGCTCTCCATCGTGCAAGGCCTCACCGAGTTTCTGCCCGTATCCTCCTCGGGGCACCTGCGCATCATCTCCAGTTTGTTCTGGGGCGCGGATGCCGGTGCCTCCTTTACCGCCGTGGTTCAGCTCGGCACAGAGCTGGCGGTGCTGGTGTACTTCGCCAAAGACATTTGGCGCATCCTCACCGGCTGGTGTGCTGGGGTTGTTGATAAAAACAAGCGGGGTTTCGACTACCGCATGGGATGGATGGTGATCGTCGGCTCCATCCCCGTGGGCGTTCTGGGACTGCTCCTGAAGGACCTCATCCGCGACAACTTCCGCAATCTGTGGATCACCGCCACCGTGCTGATCCTGTTTTCCTTCGTCTTCATCTGGGCCGAGCGGGTCGGTTCGAAGAAGCGCGGCTATGACGAGCTGAGGATGAAAGATGCATTGATCATGGGCTTTGCCCAGTGTCTGGCGCTCATCCCGGGCGTCTCTCGTTCCGGCGGCACCATCTCCGCCGGCCTGTTCGTGGGCCTGGATAGGGAAGTGGCTGCCCGGTTCAGCTTCCTTCTGGCGATCCCCGCTGTGCTTGCATCAGGGCTGTTTTCGCTTCCCGACGCCTTCGCCCCGGACTCCGGCCAAGCGGCCAGCGGCCTGCAACTGCTGGTGGGCACGTCCATCGCCTTTGTGCTGGGGTATGTGACGATCGCCTGGCTGCTGCGATTCGTGTCTAATAACTCCTTCGCATGGTTCGCGGCCTATCGCATCCCCTTCGGCCTCTTCGTGATGGTCCTGCTCGGCTTCGACGTACTGCAGGCCTAA
- a CDS encoding aldo/keto reductase yields MEQTNVGRSGLRIPRLGLGTLTWGAGTDREAAKEILRRFTRSGAPLIDVTPQHTTGMAAMEYLGTFLGSEITREDLIISASAGTRPDRPVGRRVDCSRRGLLSQLDSYLTVLGTDHLDLFSIDYWDELTPVEEVADTLDYAVRTGRVRYVGARGLSGWQLAVLRGAAPAAARAVVCAGETYNLLNRLPEQELLPAADHHQMGFIAGAPLAHGVLTGKYREPSPNTEGRSAEAHAYSEARDRAIVEALTTAAMGLNISATTAAIAWVLAQPGVSATLVGARTPEHCDEAFAAAEVQLPKAIIEALDDISL; encoded by the coding sequence GTGGAACAAACCAATGTTGGACGCAGCGGACTACGCATTCCGCGCCTAGGACTGGGCACCCTGACGTGGGGTGCAGGCACCGATCGCGAGGCGGCGAAGGAAATTCTGCGCCGTTTCACACGCTCGGGCGCACCGCTTATCGACGTCACCCCGCAGCACACCACCGGCATGGCAGCAATGGAGTACCTCGGCACATTTCTGGGTTCTGAGATCACTCGGGAGGATCTCATCATCTCGGCTTCCGCCGGAACCCGCCCGGATCGCCCCGTAGGCAGGCGGGTCGATTGCTCCCGTCGCGGGCTACTTAGCCAACTCGATAGCTATTTGACGGTGCTCGGCACCGATCACCTCGATCTGTTCTCTATTGACTATTGGGATGAGCTCACCCCCGTAGAGGAGGTGGCCGATACTCTCGACTACGCGGTGCGAACCGGACGCGTGCGCTACGTGGGCGCCCGCGGCCTCAGTGGCTGGCAATTGGCCGTGCTTCGCGGGGCAGCCCCCGCCGCTGCCCGCGCCGTGGTGTGCGCGGGCGAAACCTATAACCTGCTTAACCGCCTGCCCGAACAGGAACTCTTGCCTGCGGCAGATCACCACCAGATGGGCTTTATTGCCGGCGCGCCCCTGGCCCATGGCGTACTCACTGGCAAATACCGCGAGCCGAGCCCGAACACCGAAGGACGCAGTGCCGAGGCGCACGCCTACTCCGAGGCTCGTGATCGGGCCATCGTGGAGGCACTCACTACGGCAGCCATGGGGCTGAATATCTCCGCCACCACAGCGGCGATCGCTTGGGTACTGGCCCAGCCGGGGGTGAGTGCCACACTCGTAGGCGCACGCACACCGGAGCACTGCGATGAAGCCTTCGCCGCCGCAGAGGTGCAGCTACCTAAGGCAATTATCGAGGCGCTTGACGACATCTCGCTCTAA
- a CDS encoding YncE family protein has protein sequence MTSSALVLGACGSGGEDPGKQARPVGSAQAQRSPASEKVDGEVITLGGEFAAVDDLAVIGERIAVRSGNQLGIGTRADFEDNRLTVLAIAEECGDLSAGAQDFVLACPQPIEGSGDEGVVYLIDPSSPTLDETRTAEEKFTTATQTSTGDVVAAAQDSSHVITFPHDDPSATIDTSMTDTVDQLVSTSYTDHPDPVVVINREFTTIQGIDRTENAEGGRLRAGAGVGTIAPGEEGMFLAADTEGDQILVYTRFDVLRLHQSMPVDRSPWAVAWDSSGQLAWVASTGTNTLVGYDLSTGEPLEQQRYSTVADATSLAVMDNGTKVLASSSGDGLQFID, from the coding sequence GTGACCTCCTCCGCCCTTGTGTTGGGGGCGTGTGGATCCGGTGGAGAAGACCCCGGAAAGCAGGCTCGGCCGGTGGGCTCGGCTCAGGCGCAGCGCTCGCCGGCGTCGGAGAAGGTCGATGGTGAGGTAATCACCCTCGGCGGAGAGTTCGCCGCTGTTGATGATCTCGCGGTGATCGGTGAGCGTATCGCTGTGCGCTCCGGCAACCAGCTAGGGATTGGCACCCGCGCGGACTTCGAAGATAACCGGCTGACCGTGTTGGCTATTGCCGAGGAGTGCGGGGATCTCAGTGCCGGGGCGCAAGACTTTGTTCTCGCTTGTCCGCAGCCGATCGAGGGCTCCGGTGACGAGGGCGTGGTCTACCTCATCGATCCCTCCTCACCAACTCTCGATGAGACCCGCACCGCAGAAGAGAAGTTCACCACCGCCACCCAAACCAGCACCGGCGATGTGGTGGCTGCGGCCCAGGACTCTTCGCACGTGATCACCTTCCCGCACGATGATCCTTCCGCCACTATCGATACCTCGATGACGGACACCGTTGATCAGTTGGTTTCGACCTCCTATACCGACCATCCGGATCCGGTGGTGGTGATCAACCGTGAGTTCACCACGATTCAAGGCATCGACCGGACAGAGAACGCCGAGGGCGGGCGACTGCGCGCCGGCGCCGGGGTGGGCACCATCGCCCCGGGCGAAGAAGGAATGTTCCTGGCCGCTGACACCGAGGGCGACCAGATTCTGGTCTATACCCGCTTCGATGTGCTGCGGCTGCATCAATCTATGCCCGTTGATCGCAGCCCATGGGCTGTGGCGTGGGATTCCTCCGGACAGTTGGCGTGGGTGGCATCCACCGGCACGAATACTCTGGTGGGCTACGATCTTTCCACCGGCGAGCCTCTCGAGCAGCAGCGCTATTCCACCGTGGCCGATGCCACCAGCCTCGCAGTAATGGATAATGGCACCAAGGTTCTGGCCTCCAGTAGCGGCGACGGCCTGCAGTTCATCGACTAG
- a CDS encoding quinone-dependent dihydroorotate dehydrogenase, whose translation MATSSFRSALYAKALKAMFKLRPERIHSIINNGLSVLQVSGPVNRGLEKVLPVHDEILAQEVFGVHIPRPLGLAAGFDKNASSPDAWTPLGFGYAELGTVTASPQPGNPTPRLFRLPADRAILNRMGFNNEGAAVVAKNLKRRSSDDVIGINIGKTKVVEPEHAASDYRRSATLLGDLADYVTVNVSSPNTPGLRDLQAVESLRPILSAVCESTTAPVLVKIAPDLSDEDVLAVADLALELELAGIVATNTTISREGLRTDAAEVEAMGAGGISGPPVAARSLEVLKLLRAHVGDQLVLISVGGIETPQQAWERIAAGASLLQGYTGLIYGGPDWIRDIHKGIARQVRAHGYSSLAEAVGCGKPWVD comes from the coding sequence ATGGCCACATCCTCGTTTCGTTCCGCCCTCTACGCCAAAGCTCTCAAGGCGATGTTTAAACTGCGCCCAGAGCGCATCCACAGCATTATCAACAACGGCCTGTCGGTGCTGCAGGTCTCCGGCCCCGTCAACCGAGGTCTAGAGAAGGTGCTGCCGGTGCACGATGAGATCCTCGCCCAAGAGGTTTTCGGGGTGCACATCCCTCGCCCGCTGGGTTTGGCCGCTGGCTTCGATAAAAACGCAAGTTCTCCCGATGCGTGGACGCCGCTCGGATTCGGCTACGCCGAACTCGGCACCGTGACCGCCTCCCCACAACCAGGCAATCCCACTCCCCGACTCTTCCGGCTGCCGGCAGATCGCGCGATCCTTAATCGCATGGGCTTTAACAACGAAGGCGCTGCGGTGGTCGCGAAAAACCTCAAGCGCCGCAGCTCCGATGACGTGATCGGGATCAATATCGGCAAAACCAAGGTGGTTGAGCCCGAGCACGCAGCCAGCGACTATCGCCGCTCTGCTACCCTGCTCGGCGATCTCGCCGACTATGTCACGGTGAACGTGTCCTCCCCAAACACCCCTGGGTTGCGCGATCTGCAGGCCGTGGAGTCCCTACGTCCGATTCTGAGTGCGGTGTGCGAATCCACCACGGCACCGGTTTTGGTGAAGATCGCCCCCGACCTCTCTGATGAGGACGTGCTGGCAGTGGCGGATCTGGCACTCGAACTCGAGCTGGCGGGCATCGTGGCCACGAACACCACAATCTCTCGCGAGGGTCTACGAACCGATGCTGCCGAGGTAGAGGCAATGGGGGCCGGCGGTATTTCCGGACCCCCTGTGGCGGCTCGGTCCCTGGAGGTGCTGAAGCTGCTGCGTGCACACGTGGGTGATCAGCTGGTGCTTATCAGCGTTGGTGGTATCGAAACCCCGCAACAGGCGTGGGAGCGCATTGCGGCTGGGGCAAGCTTGCTGCAGGGATACACCGGATTGATCTACGGCGGTCCCGATTGGATCCGAGATATTCATAAGGGCATTGCTCGCCAGGTGCGAGCCCACGGCTATTCCTCGCTTGCCGAGGCCGTTGGCTGTGGCAAGCCGTGGGTGGATTAA
- a CDS encoding YbhB/YbcL family Raf kinase inhibitor-like protein: MSNYNDPKFPGPDPYAPLKDVPSFPLSSSDFTEGGTFKDEQLGGQDVSPQLSWSDLPEGTKSIAITCFDPDAPTASGFWHWAVFNIPADVTELASGAANDGTLDSLGDVVSLRGDSGSRGYYGPQPPEGHGPHRYLFAVHAVDTEKLDIDPDSTPTVLGFNLYFHSLGRAITWGWHENA; the protein is encoded by the coding sequence ATGAGCAACTACAACGATCCAAAGTTTCCCGGCCCTGATCCCTACGCCCCGCTGAAGGACGTGCCGAGTTTCCCGCTGTCCTCGAGCGACTTCACCGAGGGAGGTACCTTCAAAGACGAGCAGCTGGGAGGGCAGGACGTCTCGCCGCAGCTGTCGTGGTCCGATCTACCCGAAGGCACCAAGTCCATCGCCATCACCTGCTTTGACCCCGATGCTCCGACCGCCAGCGGTTTCTGGCACTGGGCGGTGTTCAACATCCCCGCCGATGTGACCGAACTTGCCTCCGGCGCTGCCAACGACGGCACCCTGGACTCCTTGGGTGATGTGGTCTCGCTGCGGGGCGATTCCGGATCCCGCGGCTACTACGGTCCGCAGCCGCCGGAGGGCCACGGTCCGCACCGCTACCTCTTTGCCGTGCACGCCGTGGACACTGAGAAGCTCGATATTGATCCCGATTCCACCCCCACGGTGCTCGGATTCAACCTCTACTTCCACTCCTTGGGTCGCGCCATCACATGGGGTTGGCACGAAAACGCCTAA
- a CDS encoding dihydrolipoyl dehydrogenase family protein codes for MSDIAATAPRESMNVDVLVIGFGKAGKTIAMTRAAAGDKVALVEQSPSMYGGTCINIACVPTKTLLTDADRFAAGTGEEPDAAFAAAYERRDSLTSAMNQANYTMATSKGVVVIDGHASFSGPHTVEVAAGAERLEISAETIIINTGAVPFIPPIEGADGPRVVDSTGAQQLEERPQSVAVVGGGPIGCEFATLFARFGATVSILDQSETFFKAADRDVAEMLAEDLARIGITVISSAQVNRIDNSDNGATVHYSTPAGEDSLEVDVVLLATGRTPYTEGLNLEAAGIETTERGAIVVDEHLRTGVEGVYATGDVNGGPQFTYISYDDHRVVLSDRWGDGSRTTKGRIFPTTTFVEPPLAQIGLSEEQARAEVEERGHSLKVAAKKVADIPIMPRPKIVGTPEGMAKFLVDEDTDEILGATLYCIDSQELINTVAVAMNNGVSASSLGGGIYTHPSSSEVFNALLG; via the coding sequence ATGAGTGATATAGCAGCAACTGCACCCCGCGAGTCCATGAACGTTGATGTACTCGTGATCGGCTTCGGCAAGGCCGGAAAAACCATTGCCATGACCCGCGCAGCCGCCGGTGACAAGGTGGCGTTGGTAGAGCAATCCCCCTCCATGTACGGCGGTACGTGTATCAACATTGCCTGCGTGCCCACGAAGACGCTGTTGACCGATGCTGATCGTTTCGCCGCCGGCACGGGCGAGGAGCCAGACGCAGCTTTCGCCGCAGCCTATGAGCGCCGCGACAGCCTCACCTCCGCGATGAATCAGGCCAACTACACGATGGCCACCTCCAAGGGGGTCGTGGTGATCGACGGCCACGCCAGTTTCTCTGGCCCGCACACCGTGGAGGTGGCGGCCGGTGCTGAGCGCCTAGAGATCAGCGCCGAGACCATCATCATCAACACCGGTGCCGTGCCCTTCATCCCGCCGATCGAGGGCGCCGACGGCCCGCGCGTGGTGGACTCCACCGGCGCACAGCAGCTTGAGGAGCGCCCTCAGTCGGTGGCTGTGGTGGGCGGCGGTCCTATCGGCTGTGAGTTTGCCACCCTCTTCGCTCGCTTCGGGGCGACGGTGAGCATCCTCGATCAATCGGAGACCTTCTTCAAGGCAGCCGATCGTGACGTGGCTGAGATGCTCGCCGAGGATCTGGCACGCATCGGCATCACGGTGATCAGCTCCGCGCAGGTCAACCGGATCGACAACTCCGACAACGGCGCAACGGTGCACTACTCCACCCCAGCCGGCGAGGACAGCCTGGAGGTAGATGTGGTGCTGCTCGCTACCGGCCGCACCCCTTATACCGAAGGACTCAACCTCGAGGCCGCTGGGATTGAGACCACCGAGCGCGGTGCCATTGTGGTGGATGAGCATCTACGCACCGGCGTGGAGGGTGTCTATGCCACCGGCGATGTCAATGGCGGGCCGCAGTTCACCTACATTTCCTACGACGATCACCGTGTCGTACTCTCCGACCGGTGGGGTGACGGCTCCCGCACGACTAAGGGGCGCATCTTCCCCACCACGACCTTCGTGGAGCCGCCCTTGGCCCAGATTGGGCTCAGCGAGGAGCAGGCGCGTGCCGAAGTGGAAGAGCGTGGGCACAGCTTGAAGGTCGCCGCGAAGAAGGTGGCAGATATTCCGATCATGCCGCGGCCGAAGATCGTGGGCACCCCGGAAGGCATGGCGAAGTTCCTCGTGGATGAAGACACCGATGAGATCCTGGGCGCAACCCTGTACTGCATCGATTCCCAAGAACTCATCAATACCGTGGCTGTGGCCATGAATAATGGTGTCTCCGCCAGCAGCCTCGGCGGCGGAATCTACACCCACCCCAGCTCTTCTGAGGTCTTCAACGCCTTGCTGGGCTAA
- a CDS encoding glycoside hydrolase family 13 protein yields MTNPRLATLETAVVYQIYPRSFNDSNGDGIGDIPGITAKLDYLSILGVDVLWLSPIFASPNDDNGYDISDYREVMPEFGTMADVEELIAQARQRGIRIMLDLVVNHTSDEHEWFRRSAASTSNPYRDYYMWRDPSGYSEDGTPLPPNNWISAFSPSAWEFDANTGQFYLHMFSAKQPDLNWENPAVRREVYDLMRFLLDKGVGGFRMDVINLISKPAALIDAPETINDPAVEAGSRESSLALSANGPRVHEFLQEMRREVLDEYDTITVGETPITTVEDGILYSGFDRGELDMIFTFEHVSLDHSQHGYGKWSDRRSSWSELMSTFEHWEKGLEQRGWNSLYWNNHDQPRAVSRFGDDSPQYRVRSACMLGTVLHMMCGTPYIYQGEELGMTNTLITDINACDDLEIHDAYQTYVGGGIIPHEEMMRFINAKGRDNARTPMQWDDSAHAGFTTGTPWLAVNPNYPEINAEAAVADPHSVYHHYRRLIALRREHAVIRHGRFELLARDSEEIVAYRRFTEQQQLIVVANTTATSRNCDYAAAGGEALRRLGVEGHSFSLISSTYDDDAGTTLRPYEAKVYLGSCR; encoded by the coding sequence ATGACTAACCCCCGCTTGGCAACCCTTGAGACCGCCGTGGTGTATCAGATCTATCCGCGTAGTTTCAACGACTCTAATGGTGATGGCATCGGCGATATACCGGGGATTACCGCTAAGTTGGACTATCTCAGCATCCTCGGGGTGGATGTGCTGTGGCTATCGCCGATTTTTGCCTCGCCAAATGACGATAACGGCTACGACATCTCCGATTATCGGGAAGTCATGCCGGAATTCGGCACCATGGCCGATGTGGAAGAACTCATCGCACAGGCGCGCCAGAGGGGCATCAGGATCATGCTGGATCTGGTGGTCAACCACACTTCCGATGAGCACGAGTGGTTTCGCCGCTCGGCGGCGTCGACAAGCAATCCTTATCGCGATTACTACATGTGGCGGGACCCGTCTGGTTATAGCGAGGACGGCACTCCGTTGCCGCCGAATAACTGGATCTCCGCGTTCAGCCCCTCGGCGTGGGAGTTCGATGCGAACACGGGGCAGTTCTATCTGCATATGTTCTCCGCGAAACAACCCGATCTGAATTGGGAAAATCCAGCTGTGCGGCGCGAGGTTTATGATCTGATGCGCTTTTTGCTCGATAAGGGGGTGGGTGGTTTCCGCATGGATGTGATCAATCTAATTTCCAAACCTGCAGCGCTTATCGACGCTCCCGAGACGATCAACGATCCCGCCGTAGAGGCCGGTAGCCGCGAATCCTCCCTTGCTCTGAGCGCCAACGGCCCAAGGGTGCACGAGTTTCTTCAAGAAATGCGCCGAGAAGTACTGGATGAGTATGACACCATCACGGTCGGGGAGACACCGATAACCACTGTGGAGGACGGCATTCTCTACTCCGGTTTCGACCGCGGGGAACTCGATATGATCTTTACTTTCGAACACGTGTCGCTCGATCATTCCCAACACGGCTATGGCAAATGGTCCGATAGGCGTAGCTCGTGGAGTGAGCTGATGTCCACATTCGAGCACTGGGAGAAAGGTTTGGAGCAGCGCGGGTGGAACTCGCTGTATTGGAACAACCATGACCAGCCGCGGGCCGTATCCCGTTTTGGCGATGACAGCCCGCAGTACCGGGTTCGTTCAGCCTGCATGTTGGGCACGGTACTGCACATGATGTGCGGCACGCCCTATATCTATCAGGGCGAAGAGCTAGGCATGACGAACACCCTCATCACCGACATCAACGCGTGTGACGATCTCGAAATCCACGACGCTTATCAGACTTATGTAGGCGGCGGCATAATTCCGCATGAGGAGATGATGCGCTTTATCAACGCTAAAGGCCGCGATAATGCCCGCACCCCGATGCAGTGGGATGATAGCGCCCACGCCGGTTTCACCACCGGCACACCCTGGCTTGCGGTCAACCCCAACTATCCGGAGATTAACGCGGAGGCAGCGGTGGCCGATCCGCATAGCGTCTACCACCATTATCGGCGACTTATTGCGTTGCGCCGCGAACACGCCGTGATCCGCCACGGTCGCTTCGAGCTGCTCGCCCGCGATAGCGAGGAGATCGTGGCATATCGCCGCTTCACCGAGCAGCAGCAACTCATCGTGGTGGCAAACACCACCGCTACCTCGCGGAATTGCGACTACGCAGCAGCTGGGGGCGAGGCCTTGCGCCGCCTCGGGGTAGAGGGTCACAGCTTCTCGCTGATCTCCTCTACCTACGACGACGATGCCGGAACCACCCTGCGCCCCTACGAGGCGAAGGTGTATCTCGGCAGCTGCCGTTAG
- a CDS encoding endonuclease/exonuclease/phosphatase family protein, with the protein MKVLTLNTHSWMEEMQIPKLYTLARMLVDEHVDIIAVQEVNQSRCMPPAADLPGWVSADGALDSIPVHRDNYALLLVRALHQLAPEIPWQWSWIPVHLGFGVFDEGVAVISRHEITEAIQLSHGGGFDYEDVRRRASLAVRSAGLWWVSSHFSWWRDDTDTMFAREWRHVSSSLDRLVDIAPVVLCGDFNVPAGLNGGGYDYVMRSGRWSDSFYQAREVHGEATVHTTIHGWDDNEQALRIDYVFTSPGVEATRHSVVFPDTTAEALSDHSGIVVELEPTCGASPRHLTA; encoded by the coding sequence ATGAAGGTTCTCACTCTCAACACGCACAGCTGGATGGAAGAAATGCAGATTCCGAAGCTGTACACGCTCGCGCGCATGCTTGTCGACGAGCACGTTGACATCATCGCTGTGCAGGAAGTCAACCAGTCACGCTGTATGCCCCCAGCTGCAGACCTGCCTGGGTGGGTCAGCGCCGACGGCGCCTTAGATTCCATTCCGGTCCACCGCGATAACTACGCCCTGCTGCTGGTTCGTGCGCTGCACCAACTTGCCCCCGAGATTCCGTGGCAGTGGAGCTGGATTCCAGTGCATCTCGGATTCGGAGTCTTTGACGAGGGTGTGGCGGTGATTTCTCGCCACGAAATCACCGAGGCCATTCAGCTCAGCCACGGCGGAGGCTTCGATTATGAGGATGTGCGCCGCCGCGCCTCGCTTGCGGTGCGTAGTGCCGGGCTGTGGTGGGTTTCTTCCCACTTTTCATGGTGGCGTGATGATACAGACACCATGTTCGCCCGCGAGTGGCGACATGTTTCTTCCTCGCTCGATCGCCTTGTCGACATCGCGCCTGTTGTGCTCTGCGGCGATTTCAACGTCCCCGCAGGCCTCAACGGTGGCGGCTATGACTACGTGATGCGCTCGGGTCGGTGGTCCGATAGCTTCTACCAGGCTAGAGAGGTACACGGAGAGGCGACGGTGCACACCACCATCCATGGTTGGGACGACAATGAGCAGGCGCTACGCATCGACTACGTCTTCACCAGCCCCGGCGTAGAAGCCACGCGCCACAGCGTGGTATTTCCTGACACCACTGCCGAGGCACTATCCGATCACTCCGGCATCGTGGTGGAGCTTGAACCCACTTGCGGTGCCTCGCCCCGTCACCTCACTGCCTAA